The following are encoded together in the Anguilla rostrata isolate EN2019 chromosome 19, ASM1855537v3, whole genome shotgun sequence genome:
- the sephs1 gene encoding selenide, water dikinase 1 yields MSVRESFNPESYDLDKNFRLTRFTELKGTGCKVPQDVLQKLLESLQENHFQEDEQFLGAVMPRLGIGMDTCVIPLRHGGLSLVQTTDYIYPIVDDPYMMGRIACANVLSDLYAMGVTECDNMLMLLGISNKLSEKERDKVMPLIIQGFKDASEEAGTSVTGGQTVVNPWIVLGGVATTVCQPNEFIMPDNAVPGDVLVLTKPLGTQVAVAVHQWLDIPEKWNKIKLVVTQEDVELAYQEAMMNMARLNRTAAGLMHTFNAHAATDITGFGILGHAQNLARQQRSEVSFVIHNLPVLAKMAAVSKACGNMFGLMHGTCPETSGGLLICLPREQAARFCAEIKSPKYGEGHQAWIIGIVEKGNRTARIIDKPRIIEVAPQVATQNVNPTPGATS; encoded by the exons ATGTCTGTCCGGGAGTCCTTTAACCCCGAGAGCTACGACCTGGATAAGAACTTCAGGCTGACGCGCTTCACAGAGCTGAAGGGGACGGGCTGCAAAGTGCCGCAGGACGTCCTGCAGAAGCTGCTGGAGTCGCTGCAGGAGAACCACTTCCAGGAAGATGAGCAGTTCCTCGGGGCCGTCATGCCCAGACTGG GTATTGGAATGGACACGTGCGTCATTCCTTTGAGACACGGCGGGCTCTCGCTTGTGCAGACTACAGACTACATTTATCCTATCGTGGATGACCCTTACATGATG GGCCGAATCGCCTGTGCCAACGTACTAAGTGACCTCTACGCCATGGGGGTCACGGAATGTGACAACATGCTGATGCTGCTGGGAATCAGTAACAAATTATCAGAGAAG GAGAGGGACAAGGTGATGCCTTTAATAATTCAGGGATTTAAAGACGCCTCGGAAGAGGCGGGGACGTCGGTAACGGGAGGCCAGACGGTGGTGAACCCCTGGATCGTCCTCGGGGGCGTGGCCACCACGGTGTGTCAGCCCAACGAGTTCATCAT GCCAGATAACGCTGTGCCTGGAGACGTGCTGGTGTTGACGaagcccctgggcacacaggtCGCTGTGGCTGTTCACCAGTGGCTTGATATT CCAGAGAAATGGAATAAGATTAAACTGGTCGTGACGCAAGAGGACGTGGAGTTGGCGTATCAGGAGGCCATGATGAATATGGCCAGACTGAACCGAACAG CTGCCGGGCTGATGCATACGTTCAACGCCCACGCGGCGACGGACATCACGGGATTCGGGATCCTGGGTCACGCGCAGAACCTGGCCCGGCAGCAAAGGAGCGAGGTCTCCTTCGTCATCCACAACCTGCCCGTGCTggccaagatggccgccgtgAGCAAGGCCTGTGGCAACATGTTCGGCCTCATGCACGGCACCTGCCCGGAGACCTCAG GAGGTCTGTTGATCTGCCTCCCTCGGGAGCAGGCCGCCAGGTTCTGCGCCGAGATCAAGTCCCCCAAATACGGCGAGGGGCACCAGGCCTGGATCATCGGCATCGTGGAGAAGGGCAACCGCACCGCCCGGATCATCGACAAGCCGCGGATCATCGAGGTGGCCCCGCAGGTCGCCACACAGAACGTCAACCCCACCCCCGGGGCCACCTCTTAG